TTAGCCGGGATTATCGGAAAAAAGCAACAGTCAGACAGAATTGACAATTAACCGAGCACACCATTCCTTTTAGACCGAATGTTTGTGCCCTGCCGGTTTGGCTGCACAAAAGCCCTTCATAGCGTTTGATTAGAATTATGGTATAATTTATTACTCTTCGGCCTCATACTGCTTTAAACATTCCATGATTTTATCAACTTCTTCGTGCTTTATATGCACAGCAACTTCAACCCGGTCGAATTTCAATATCCTTTTTCGCATATAAATATCCCGGGCATATGGCTCGACACATGCAAAAAACATATCTTCGGTTACCCCGGGAGCAACTCCTCTTCCCCGGAACGTACTGAATATCCGCAACAATGCGCCATGTTCCGCGCGCACCCGAAGCTCTTCCATATCATCACCCTCTTGAGCCGGTGCAGTTGTCCCCACACCCGTAACCCCCTCTGATGTATCTTCGGGCCACTCCTGTTTTGCCGTGTAAAGCACGCTTTGTTGCGGCTCAACTACTTGAGTTGTTCGCACCTTCTCCCTGTACGTTTTAACACATGCAATATGCGCTACAAGGAAAAAGCATATCATAAGCCTTTTCATATCCCCTCCTTGAGTCGGTTTAAAATGCCGTTCCTTACGTAGTATACAAAATATAGAATGGGAGCCCTTATTTGCGAAATGAAAAATATATTAGCATTCTGAATCGAAGCGCCGGATCAGCTAAACATGTATTATCTCCGATTCTTCACCGGCCCTTCCCCAACAATCAACTGCCCGGATTTTATAGTAGCAGGTATTTCTTTTTGGACGGGGAAGTATATACGATGAGCAGAGAATATTCTGTTTGTTTACACGGGAAAAGGGACCATCTTTCTTTTCAGATTGCAGAACCTCATAGGTCCGTATGGTCCGGGAATCGATACTGTCCCAGCGAAGCAGGATTTCTTCGGTATCCACAGCAGGTGCAGACTCCCGGCTTTCCGCACAGGTCGCTGTGAATGTCGTATTGATGTCAACCAAACCTTTGTAACGATCTGCTTGAAGCCCTGTTATTTTATCCGGTTTTTCTTGGGGCTTTTTACTCAAGAGGATAATGCTCACCGACGGCAATGGAAGGGTCACCTCTATTTTCAGACAACCCTTTTTGATTTCAATTTCCTGGGGCTCTTCGAGATATTCCAGCTCCTGCGCCGCTCGTATTGCGACAAGATCATCGGGGCGGCAGTCGGGACGCACGCCCTTCTGCACGTAAATCCTGAAAGGATTGGAATGAGAATCATCGATACGGTAATGAGTGAGCATGGCGGTATCAAAAGAAATGCCGGTAAGCATAATTTCTATCTCGTCTTCACCGTCCGAATAGATTTTATCGCGGCTGTTATAGAGCATCAGTGCTATCTGCCCGTTTCCGGCTTTTGTGGCGAGAATACCCAGTCGGGATGAAGGGTCGAAATTGTGAGTCACCATGCACCGTTCATCACCAAGGAGTGTCAGACCGACCATAAGATTGAAAATGGGTTTTTTCACCATGACAAAGGCGCCGTGGTCCACCTCGTCCGCCGAACCGAAGCGGGCACAGAGAGTCCGGTGTCCCCACCGTCCGGTAAAGCCGTTGTCATTGCCCAGCAATTCATAGGAACATTTCAGTTTGTCGATAAGGAGCACCTGATGTTGATTGATCATCTTTGCGACAAAAGCCGGGTAGTAAGGAAGGGCCCGCCAGGTATGAACAGCTCCGAATCCGATCTGCGGATCGCATTCATTGTTCATCACCGGGACATCGGCCAGTCGGGGATGGTTATCTCTGACATACTGTACAAAATTCATCTCCCTTTGACACATTCCCATGCTGTCGGGATCGATGTCTTCAAGACAGTGCATCGCCCCCTTCTCATGAAAGGAGATAAAGTCGAGACGGACGCCTTTTTCCCCGGTAAAGTAATTCGTTCCCCCGTCGCAGTGGGCCAGAAAGGCCTTGGTGGTATCGTTGAGATTTCCCTGGCCCCCCGGTCCTCCCAGACGGAGCCCCGGGTGGGCCTCGAAAAGCCCTTCAGAGCAGGCATCATAGTAATGACACAGTGACTGGGGATTTTCCCAGAATTGGCGCCACCAGGCCGGGCAATCGGGTTCATTCCAGCTTTCGAAGTACCACGACACGACTTCATCTTCTCCGAATTGTTCGACACAATGACTTCCCAGGCCTTTTATCAGCCGCCTCCACATGTAAAGCTGCCTTTTATCGGTAAAATCGGAAAATATACCCTCGCCTCCCGGGGGTTCCAAGCCCATAAGCGCCGTTTTAAACCGCTCGGCAGGATCATCGACAGCAGGATTTATATACCTTGCCGCAGCCTTGAGTGGATGGGGATTACCCATAAGCTCAAAAAATGGTTTTAGCCCATTGTCAACGAGCACCCCGATTGCTCTGTCCAGAAAAGTCCATTCATACACGGGCTCTTCGCTGTCAAGATTATCGACAAAAACAAGATCCAGCATGTTATGAATCCTGACAAATTCGATCCCCTTTCGAGGAATGGAACCGATAAGTGCTATATTCTGCCGGTATTCATCACGAAAAAGTTTATGCCCCCCGATAAATCCCGTGCTTCTCCAGAAATGATTAAAAGGAGCGACGGTTTGTGAACAATCAACGGTAATTTTTTCCATTTTCAACAGCTCCGGCAGATTAGCTCTTACCATTCTCAAGTTTGGACAAAAAACCTTTGATTTCTTGCCATGATCGAACATTTGGTCCTGCATAGGCCTTTTTGCCTTCCATGTGCATGAACTGCATGCCCAGTTGAGATGCGGCTATACCATCGGTATCATCTCTGTCACCGATCACCAGTATCTTTTCAGGAGGAAGGTCCCATGCTTTCTGTATTTCTGCAAAGGGTCGCACCGCAGGTTTCAGGGCCCCGGCAGCTTCGGAAGATACAATCTTATCAAAGTATGCGGTATCGATATTCAATCTCTCGCACCGTTCTTTAAGCATATCGTAATCCGAAAGAATAGCAAGCTTGATGTTGTTGCTGTGCAATTTTTCCAGGAGTTTATTTATTCCGGGGCGTGAATTTTTAAACAGTGATAAGGTTTCTATAAATGCAGGATAAAAGGAATTGAAAATCCAGGATTGCATCTTCGCGGGTGATGAATGAGATTTTTCTGCCAATCGCCTGCACAATTCATTCATTAATTGTTCCCCGGAGCCCATATCCTTATTGGCCAGTTCAGACCGCACTTTCATATATCGGGAAAGTCTCCAGATGTGGGGAAATAATTTCAGGGTAATAAGCGGCCGCATATACCACCCCATGTGATAGAGGGTGCCGTCAAAATCGAATATTATTCCCGAGACCGATGTATGCATGAATCAGTCCTGTAATTCTTTACCGGCATTGTAAATATTTGCAAACAGGGTATCCAGCTTTTCATAGGGAGTAGAACTGAAGGCTATGCGCAGTATATCACCCACCACAATCAACCCG
This sequence is a window from Chitinivibrionales bacterium. Protein-coding genes within it:
- a CDS encoding HAD-IA family hydrolase encodes the protein MHTSVSGIIFDFDGTLYHMGWYMRPLITLKLFPHIWRLSRYMKVRSELANKDMGSGEQLMNELCRRLAEKSHSSPAKMQSWIFNSFYPAFIETLSLFKNSRPGINKLLEKLHSNNIKLAILSDYDMLKERCERLNIDTAYFDKIVSSEAAGALKPAVRPFAEIQKAWDLPPEKILVIGDRDDTDGIAASQLGMQFMHMEGKKAYAGPNVRSWQEIKGFLSKLENGKS